From the Conger conger chromosome 14, fConCon1.1, whole genome shotgun sequence genome, one window contains:
- the LOC133109827 gene encoding histone H2A-like, producing the protein MSGRGKTGGKVRAKAKTRSSRAGLQFPVGRVHRLLRKGNYGERVGAGAPVYLAAVLEYLTAEILELAGNAARDNKKTRIIPRHLQLAVRNDEELNKLLGGVTIAQGGVLPNIQAVLLPKKTEKAAKAK; encoded by the coding sequence ATGAGTGGTAGAGGCAAGACTGGTGGTAAAGTCAGAGCAAAAGCTAAAACCCGGTCATCGAGGGCTGGGCTCCAGTTCCCGGTTGGTCGCGTTCACCGATTGCTGCGTAAAGGAAACTATGGCGAACGTGTTGGTGCGGGTGCTCCGGTTTATCTGGCCGCTGTGCTCGAATATCTGACCGCTGAGATCCTTGAGTTGGCTGGTAACGCTGCCCGAGATAACAAGAAAACCCGCATCATTCCCAGACATCTGCAGTTGGCGGTACGTAACGACGAAGAGTTGAATAAGCTCCTAGGAGGCGTTACAATTGCTCAGGGTGGAGTACTGCCGAATATCCAAGCCGTGCTGCTCCCAAAGAAGACCGAGAAGGCAGCGAAGGCCAAGTAA